From the Tripterygium wilfordii isolate XIE 37 chromosome 6, ASM1340144v1, whole genome shotgun sequence genome, one window contains:
- the LOC120000792 gene encoding E3 ubiquitin-protein ligase RGLG5-like isoform X3, giving the protein MGGKSSKRSTGYPYLPPQSPYQRQRHRAPSTPPAASPQPQRRLERRYSRIADNYHTLDQVTSALAEAGLESSNLIVGIDFTKSNEWTGRRSFNRRSLHHLGNSQNPYEQAISIIGKTLSAFDEDNLIPCFGFGDATTHDQDVFSFYPDGGVCNGFEEVLTRYREIVPQLTLAGPTSFAPAIERAITIVEQSGGQYHVLLIIADGQVTRSVDMNAGNLSPQEQSTIDAIVKASQYPLSIVLVGVGDGPWAMMREFDDNIPCRAFDNFQFVNFTEVMSKNVNPTGKETAFALSALMEIPSQYKATLELGLLGRRRGTAPDRTPLPPPIYGAPTFSSGSSSKPSRLRSFQQQPIVSAPSSSYFQDNQTCCGCGGGLESCPICRTLIKTRIRLF; this is encoded by the exons ATGGGAGGTAAGAGTTCAAAACGATCAACAGGGTACCCGTATCTGCCGCCACAATCACCGTATCAACGGCAGCGTCACCGAGCTCCGTCAACACCACCTGCTGCTAGCCCACAACCACAGAGGAGATTGGAGAGAAGATACTCCAGAATTGCTGACAATTACCACACGTTGGATCAG GTTACTTCTGCTCTTGCCGAAGCTGGACTAGAGTCTTCTAATCTCATTGTTGGCATTGATTTTACAAAGAGCAATGAATGGACAG GTAGAAGGTCATTCAATCGCCGAAGCCTGCATCATCTTGGAAACAGTCAAAATCCTTACGAGCAAGCAATCTCAATCATTGGAAAGACTTTATCTGCTTTCGACGAGGATAACTTGATTCCTTGTTTCGGATTTGGCGATG CAACAACACATGATCAAGATGTCTTCAGTTTTTATCCGGATGGGGGAGTCTGTAATGGATTTGAGGAAGTGCTGACACGGTACAGAGAAATCGTTCCACAGCTAACGCTTGCTGGACCTACATCTTTTGCACCAGCAATTGAAAGAGCCATCACTATTGTTGAACAAAGTGGTGGCCAGTACCATGTTTTGCTGATAATTGCTGATGGACAG GTCACAAGAAGTGTTGATATGAATGCCGGAAATCTTAGCCCACAAGAGCAAAGTACAATTGATGCAATAGTGAAAGCAAG TCAATACCCTTTGTCGATAGTTTTGGTTGGAGTCGGGGATGGACCTTGGGCCATGATGAGGGAGTTTGATGATAACATCCCTTGCAGGGCATTTGATAATTTTCAG TTTGTAAATTTCACGGAGGTTATGTCGAAGAATGTGAATCCAACCGGAAAAGAGACAGCGTTCGCTCTTTCAGCATTGATGGAAATACCTTCTCAATACAAAGCAACTCTTGAGCTTGGTCTGTTGGG CCGTCGGAGAGGAACTGCACCAGACAGAACTCCTCTGCCTCCACCTATCTATGGTGCACCTACCTTCAGCAGCGGCAGCAGCTCAAAACCTTCCCGTCTGAGAAGTTTTCAGCAGCAACCGATTGTCTCAGCTCCATCTTCAAGTTATTTTCAAGATAATCAG ACCTGCTGTGGCTGTGGAGGTGGTCTTGAGTCGTGCCCGATCTGTCGAACTCTGATCAAGACTAGAATCAGGCTCTTTTGA
- the LOC120000792 gene encoding E3 ubiquitin-protein ligase RGLG2-like isoform X2, with amino-acid sequence MGGKSSKRSTGYPYLPPQSPYQRQRHRAPSTPPAASPQPQRRLERRYSRIADNYHTLDQVTSALAEAGLESSNLIVGIDFTKSNEWTGRRSFNRRSLHHLGNSQNPYEQAISIIGKTLSAFDEDNLIPCFGFGDATTHDQDVFSFYPDGGVCNGFEEVLTRYREIVPQLTLAGPTSFAPAIERAITIVEQSGGQYHVLLIIADGQVTRSVDMNAGNLSPQEQSTIDAIVKASQYPLSIVLVGVGDGPWAMMREFDDNIPCRAFDNFQFVNFTEVMSKNVNPTGKETAFALSALMEIPSQYKATLELGLLGRRRGTAPDRTPLPPPIYGAPTFSSGSSSKPSRLRSFQQQPIVSAPSSSYFQDNQDCPVCLTNAKDMAFGCGHQTCCGCGGGLESCPICRTLIKTRIRLF; translated from the exons ATGGGAGGTAAGAGTTCAAAACGATCAACAGGGTACCCGTATCTGCCGCCACAATCACCGTATCAACGGCAGCGTCACCGAGCTCCGTCAACACCACCTGCTGCTAGCCCACAACCACAGAGGAGATTGGAGAGAAGATACTCCAGAATTGCTGACAATTACCACACGTTGGATCAG GTTACTTCTGCTCTTGCCGAAGCTGGACTAGAGTCTTCTAATCTCATTGTTGGCATTGATTTTACAAAGAGCAATGAATGGACAG GTAGAAGGTCATTCAATCGCCGAAGCCTGCATCATCTTGGAAACAGTCAAAATCCTTACGAGCAAGCAATCTCAATCATTGGAAAGACTTTATCTGCTTTCGACGAGGATAACTTGATTCCTTGTTTCGGATTTGGCGATG CAACAACACATGATCAAGATGTCTTCAGTTTTTATCCGGATGGGGGAGTCTGTAATGGATTTGAGGAAGTGCTGACACGGTACAGAGAAATCGTTCCACAGCTAACGCTTGCTGGACCTACATCTTTTGCACCAGCAATTGAAAGAGCCATCACTATTGTTGAACAAAGTGGTGGCCAGTACCATGTTTTGCTGATAATTGCTGATGGACAG GTCACAAGAAGTGTTGATATGAATGCCGGAAATCTTAGCCCACAAGAGCAAAGTACAATTGATGCAATAGTGAAAGCAAG TCAATACCCTTTGTCGATAGTTTTGGTTGGAGTCGGGGATGGACCTTGGGCCATGATGAGGGAGTTTGATGATAACATCCCTTGCAGGGCATTTGATAATTTTCAG TTTGTAAATTTCACGGAGGTTATGTCGAAGAATGTGAATCCAACCGGAAAAGAGACAGCGTTCGCTCTTTCAGCATTGATGGAAATACCTTCTCAATACAAAGCAACTCTTGAGCTTGGTCTGTTGGG CCGTCGGAGAGGAACTGCACCAGACAGAACTCCTCTGCCTCCACCTATCTATGGTGCACCTACCTTCAGCAGCGGCAGCAGCTCAAAACCTTCCCGTCTGAGAAGTTTTCAGCAGCAACCGATTGTCTCAGCTCCATCTTCAAGTTATTTTCAAGATAATCAG GATTGCCCCGTCTGTCTTACTAATGCTAAGGACATGGCTTTCGGCTGCGGCCAtcag ACCTGCTGTGGCTGTGGAGGTGGTCTTGAGTCGTGCCCGATCTGTCGAACTCTGATCAAGACTAGAATCAGGCTCTTTTGA
- the LOC120000792 gene encoding E3 ubiquitin-protein ligase RGLG5-like isoform X1 — protein sequence MGGKSSKRSTGYPYLPPQSPYQRQRHRAPSTPPAASPQPQRRLERRYSRIADNYHTLDQVTSALAEAGLESSNLIVGIDFTKSNEWTGRRSFNRRSLHHLGNSQNPYEQAISIIGKTLSAFDEDNLIPCFGFGDATTHDQDVFSFYPDGGVCNGFEEVLTRYREIVPQLTLAGPTSFAPAIERAITIVEQSGGQYHVLLIIADGQVTRSVDMNAGNLSPQEQSTIDAIVKASQYPLSIVLVGVGDGPWAMMREFDDNIPCRAFDNFQFVNFTEVMSKNVNPTGKETAFALSALMEIPSQYKATLELGLLGRRRGTAPDRTPLPPPIYGAPTFSSGSSSKPSRLRSFQQQPIVSAPSSSYFQDNQQQDCPVCLTNAKDMAFGCGHQTCCGCGGGLESCPICRTLIKTRIRLF from the exons ATGGGAGGTAAGAGTTCAAAACGATCAACAGGGTACCCGTATCTGCCGCCACAATCACCGTATCAACGGCAGCGTCACCGAGCTCCGTCAACACCACCTGCTGCTAGCCCACAACCACAGAGGAGATTGGAGAGAAGATACTCCAGAATTGCTGACAATTACCACACGTTGGATCAG GTTACTTCTGCTCTTGCCGAAGCTGGACTAGAGTCTTCTAATCTCATTGTTGGCATTGATTTTACAAAGAGCAATGAATGGACAG GTAGAAGGTCATTCAATCGCCGAAGCCTGCATCATCTTGGAAACAGTCAAAATCCTTACGAGCAAGCAATCTCAATCATTGGAAAGACTTTATCTGCTTTCGACGAGGATAACTTGATTCCTTGTTTCGGATTTGGCGATG CAACAACACATGATCAAGATGTCTTCAGTTTTTATCCGGATGGGGGAGTCTGTAATGGATTTGAGGAAGTGCTGACACGGTACAGAGAAATCGTTCCACAGCTAACGCTTGCTGGACCTACATCTTTTGCACCAGCAATTGAAAGAGCCATCACTATTGTTGAACAAAGTGGTGGCCAGTACCATGTTTTGCTGATAATTGCTGATGGACAG GTCACAAGAAGTGTTGATATGAATGCCGGAAATCTTAGCCCACAAGAGCAAAGTACAATTGATGCAATAGTGAAAGCAAG TCAATACCCTTTGTCGATAGTTTTGGTTGGAGTCGGGGATGGACCTTGGGCCATGATGAGGGAGTTTGATGATAACATCCCTTGCAGGGCATTTGATAATTTTCAG TTTGTAAATTTCACGGAGGTTATGTCGAAGAATGTGAATCCAACCGGAAAAGAGACAGCGTTCGCTCTTTCAGCATTGATGGAAATACCTTCTCAATACAAAGCAACTCTTGAGCTTGGTCTGTTGGG CCGTCGGAGAGGAACTGCACCAGACAGAACTCCTCTGCCTCCACCTATCTATGGTGCACCTACCTTCAGCAGCGGCAGCAGCTCAAAACCTTCCCGTCTGAGAAGTTTTCAGCAGCAACCGATTGTCTCAGCTCCATCTTCAAGTTATTTTCAAGATAATCAG CAACAGGATTGCCCCGTCTGTCTTACTAATGCTAAGGACATGGCTTTCGGCTGCGGCCAtcag ACCTGCTGTGGCTGTGGAGGTGGTCTTGAGTCGTGCCCGATCTGTCGAACTCTGATCAAGACTAGAATCAGGCTCTTTTGA